The following proteins are co-located in the Malus sylvestris chromosome 13, drMalSylv7.2, whole genome shotgun sequence genome:
- the LOC126596634 gene encoding serine/threonine-protein kinase STY13-like — translation MLEGGAKFTGIIGLNNHDINYDDLSQGFYLKLHEGEGTNMSIDSMQTSNDGGSVAMSIDNSSVGSNTNDSHTRILNHQGLRRRANDNYSVQHSVNHRGRVTHALSNDQLAQALLDSHSLTEGLENYEEWTIDLRKLNMGEAFAQGAFGKLYRGTYNGEDVAIKLLESPVNDLEKAQVMEQQFQQEVKMLATLKHPNIVRFIGACRKPMVWCIVTEYAKGGSVRQFLAKRQSRSVPLKLAVKQALDVARGFAYVHGLGLIHRDLKSDNLLISSDKSIKIADFGVARIEVQTEGMTPETGTYRWMAPEMIQHRHYTQKVDVYSFGIVLWELITGMLPFQNMTAVQAAFAVVNKGVRPIIPNDCLPVLCEIMTRCWDANPDVRPPFTEVVRMLEHAETEIMTTVRKARFRCCITQPMTAD, via the exons ATGTTGGAGGGCGGTGCCAAATTCACTGGAATTATTGGTCTAAATAACCATGATATTAACTATGACGATTTGTCGCAAGGCTTCTACCTCAAACTCCATGAGGGTGAAGGTACCAACATGTCCATCGACAGTATGCAAACAAGCAATGATGGAGGCTCTGTAGCCATGTCTATAGACAACAGCAGTGTTGGTTCAAATACTAATGATTCGCACACTCGCATCTTGAACCACCAAGGCCTGCGGCGACGTGCAAATGACAACTACTCTGTGCAACATAGTGTTAACCACCGAGGAAGAGTCACACATGCTCTGAGTAATGATCAGCTTGCTCAAGCTCTACTGGACAGCCATTCCTTGACGGAGGGGCTTGAGAATTATGAGGAGTGGACAATTGACTTAAGAAAGCTAAacatgggtgaagcttttgcacAAGGTGCTTTTGGGAAGCTATATAGAGGTACCTACAATGGTGAAGATGttgccatcaaacttttggaGAGTCCGGTAAATGACCTAGAAAAGGCTCAGGTGATGGAGCAGCAGTTTCAACAAGAAGTCAAGATGCTGGCTACATTAAAGCATCCAAACATAGTTCGTTTCATTGGTGCCTGCCGTAAACCAATGGTTTGGTGCATCGTAACTGAGTATGCTAAGGGGGGTTCAGTTCGGCAGTTCTTGGCGAAGCGGCAGAGCCGATCAGTTCCATTGAAATTAGCTGTCAAACAAGCTTTGGATGTTGCAAGGGGGTTTGCGTATGTTCATGGGCTCGGTCTGATTCACAGGGACTTGAAATCTGACAACCTGTTGATTTCTTCAGACAAATCTATAAAAATTGCTGATTTTGGAGTTGCCCGTATTGAGGTGCAGACAGAAGGAATGACTCCGGAGACTGGGACATACCGCTGGATGGCGCC GGAGATGATCCAGCACAGGCATTACACACAGAAAGTTGACGTTTATAGCTTTGGGATAGTTCTTTGGGAACTTATAACAGGGATGCTTCCATTCCAGAACATGACAGCAGTACAGGCAGCATTTGCAGTTGTCAATAAGGGTGTCCGCCCTATCATTCCAAATGACTGCTTACCTGTTCTTTGTGAGATCATGACGAGATGTTGGGATGCAAACCCTGATGTCAGGCCACCCTTCACTGAAGTCGTGAGAATGCTCGAGCATGCAGAGACTGAGATCATGACGACTGTTCGGAAGGCTCGGTTCAGGTGTTGCATTACCCAACCAATGACAGCGGACTGA